From Xylanibacter oryzae DSM 17970, a single genomic window includes:
- a CDS encoding SusC/RagA family TonB-linked outer membrane protein, with product MMIPLWAMSQNVTVMGSVNEAGGDALPGVSIKQVGTSNGTITDLDGNYKITVPPNAKLVFSFIGYRPETISVGGKSKINVILKEDSKTLDELVVVGYGTMRKSDISGSVATVDRDAMLKKAPTNIGQALQGAAAGVLVTQNDGTPDGFAAVRIRGIGTINGSADPLYVVDGVQVGTDASFLNPADIEKIEVLKDASATAIYGSAGANGVIMVTTRQGTKGHTQIQVTADFGVQTLPNELKTLGIDEFASSVREAKANDGAGIYNNIWDQKYDGKRNYIDWQKEMTHAAVKQQYGITASGGNDKSQYNFSLGYLDNDGLVVNSNYNRLSARANVNVQPVKWLKFGGDMNFVHTEAHGSNAGFNNNGNLSSLRDLAYWTPTLDYLVNNAANGTYVGVNLVNPDGSYGCGYLGTSDGWEGMTKNSANPYASQMEKTNQINRGNRMFLSAFFDIEFMKGLNLHSIASYTVNTFEGGDFTGGSKRYNYINGNLTEMDLSAAGVDNRYSFSLNQNHGNNLGIETYLTYNWKTSFNDLTLMVGNSVSKYYGSYVSANANTFASPDNRVMSLSINPSSREGNGGFNADSRTISYYGRAIYNLFDRYIFTGTVRRDGSSNFGAGNRWGTFPSAALAWRISEEPFMKDVKIINNLKLRIGWGQTGNAGNMAGRAVPALSTSDVNYNVYSQGGTMGISGNRTVSSGFKQLLVDTNLKWETNEQTNIGVDFGILNGDLNITLDYFIRKSKNLLIDQQIRPSTGYTSIYTNYGEIDNHGLEFNLTYNKRLNKDWSINATLNGSSLKNKVKNMGYPLYSTNDGGTGNGNVGAVGAAASFYWGGHSICMNGEAVGSFYGYKVAGIWKNQAEIDAANAAAKAKNFNAYDAISASYAPGDFKYEDVNGDGHVDANDRVILGNGIPKLNYGISLGATYKNWDFSMYMYGVLGQQILSYSAMRLSTVFSADDQTFPNILKDSYDRVWRSGNEANATLPRLTVLDNNHNVRCSDAWVKNGDFLRLSNFQIGYTLPNMIINKIGITKARVYAAVQNLLTISGYNKYGDPECGQNSVLFSGLDSGRYPMPRIFMFGLNVTF from the coding sequence ATGATGATACCTCTATGGGCAATGTCCCAAAACGTCACAGTTATGGGTAGTGTAAATGAAGCTGGCGGTGACGCTCTTCCGGGAGTAAGTATCAAGCAAGTTGGAACATCAAATGGAACTATTACCGATCTTGACGGTAATTATAAAATTACAGTTCCACCAAATGCAAAACTTGTATTCTCTTTTATAGGCTACCGACCAGAAACAATTTCTGTCGGAGGTAAATCCAAAATAAATGTTATCTTAAAAGAAGACAGTAAGACATTGGATGAATTGGTAGTTGTAGGTTATGGTACAATGAGGAAAAGTGACATATCTGGTTCTGTTGCTACAGTCGACCGTGACGCTATGCTGAAGAAGGCTCCAACGAATATTGGTCAGGCTCTTCAGGGTGCAGCAGCAGGTGTGCTGGTTACACAGAATGACGGTACTCCTGATGGTTTCGCAGCAGTACGTATCCGTGGTATCGGAACTATTAATGGTTCTGCAGACCCTCTCTATGTGGTAGATGGTGTACAGGTTGGTACAGATGCTAGTTTCCTTAATCCAGCTGATATCGAGAAGATCGAGGTTCTAAAGGATGCTTCTGCAACTGCTATTTATGGTTCTGCTGGTGCTAATGGTGTGATTATGGTTACGACACGTCAAGGAACTAAGGGCCATACACAAATACAAGTAACAGCAGACTTTGGTGTTCAGACTCTGCCTAATGAATTAAAGACTCTTGGCATTGATGAGTTCGCTTCTTCAGTTCGTGAGGCAAAAGCTAATGATGGTGCAGGTATCTATAATAACATATGGGATCAGAAGTATGATGGCAAACGTAATTATATTGACTGGCAGAAAGAAATGACACATGCAGCTGTCAAACAGCAGTATGGTATTACAGCATCTGGTGGTAACGATAAGAGTCAGTATAACTTTTCTTTAGGTTACCTAGACAACGACGGTTTGGTCGTTAACTCAAACTACAATCGTCTATCAGCTCGCGCTAACGTAAATGTTCAGCCTGTTAAGTGGTTGAAATTTGGCGGAGATATGAACTTTGTTCATACAGAGGCACATGGTTCAAATGCAGGTTTCAATAACAACGGTAACCTATCTTCACTTCGTGATTTGGCTTACTGGACTCCTACACTTGATTATCTTGTTAACAATGCAGCTAACGGTACTTATGTAGGTGTCAACTTGGTTAACCCTGATGGATCTTATGGTTGTGGCTATCTTGGAACATCAGATGGTTGGGAAGGTATGACAAAAAATTCTGCTAACCCATACGCATCTCAGATGGAGAAAACGAACCAGATAAACCGCGGAAACAGGATGTTCCTCAGTGCATTTTTTGATATCGAATTCATGAAAGGATTAAATTTGCACTCTATCGCATCTTACACTGTAAATACATTTGAAGGAGGAGACTTCACCGGTGGTTCTAAGCGCTATAACTATATAAATGGTAATCTAACAGAAATGGACCTTTCTGCTGCAGGTGTTGATAATCGTTATTCTTTCAGTTTGAATCAGAATCATGGCAACAATCTCGGAATTGAGACCTATCTTACATATAATTGGAAAACAAGTTTCAACGATTTAACTTTGATGGTAGGTAACTCAGTAAGCAAATACTATGGTTCTTATGTTAGCGCAAATGCTAATACATTCGCTTCACCAGATAACCGCGTGATGAGTCTTTCTATAAATCCATCTTCTCGTGAGGGTAATGGCGGATTCAATGCAGACTCTCGTACTATTTCATACTATGGTCGTGCTATTTACAATCTCTTTGATCGTTACATTTTCACAGGTACTGTCCGTCGTGATGGTTCTTCTAACTTTGGTGCCGGCAACCGTTGGGGTACTTTTCCATCTGCAGCTTTGGCTTGGCGTATTTCTGAAGAGCCATTTATGAAAGACGTTAAGATAATAAACAACTTGAAACTCCGTATTGGTTGGGGTCAGACTGGTAACGCCGGTAACATGGCAGGTAGAGCTGTACCAGCTTTAAGCACTAGCGACGTTAACTATAATGTTTATTCACAAGGAGGTACAATGGGCATAAGTGGTAATCGTACTGTATCATCTGGCTTTAAGCAACTTCTCGTAGATACAAACTTAAAGTGGGAAACTAATGAGCAGACTAATATAGGTGTTGATTTCGGAATTTTGAATGGAGATTTGAATATTACTCTTGATTACTTTATCCGTAAGTCTAAGAACCTTCTTATTGACCAACAGATACGTCCTTCCACAGGTTACACATCTATTTATACTAACTATGGTGAAATAGACAACCACGGCTTGGAGTTTAACCTGACATACAACAAGCGTCTAAACAAAGATTGGTCAATCAATGCAACATTGAATGGTTCATCTTTGAAGAACAAAGTTAAAAATATGGGTTATCCATTATATTCTACTAATGATGGTGGCACTGGTAATGGTAACGTAGGTGCAGTAGGTGCTGCTGCTTCATTCTATTGGGGTGGTCACTCAATCTGTATGAATGGTGAAGCTGTAGGTTCATTCTATGGATATAAAGTAGCGGGCATTTGGAAAAATCAAGCTGAAATTGATGCAGCTAATGCAGCAGCAAAAGCAAAAAATTTTAATGCATACGATGCCATATCAGCTTCTTACGCTCCTGGAGACTTCAAATATGAGGATGTCAACGGTGATGGTCATGTTGATGCAAACGATAGGGTAATCTTAGGCAATGGTATTCCAAAATTAAATTATGGCATTTCACTTGGTGCTACATACAAAAATTGGGATTTCAGTATGTATATGTATGGTGTACTAGGCCAGCAGATACTATCATATTCAGCAATGCGTCTTTCTACTGTTTTCTCTGCAGATGACCAAACATTCCCTAATATATTAAAAGACAGTTATGATAGGGTTTGGCGCAGTGGCAATGAAGCTAATGCGACACTTCCTCGTCTAACAGTACTTGATAACAACCACAATGTACGTTGTAGTGATGCATGGGTTAAAAATGGTGATTTCTTAAGATTAAGTAATTTTCAGATTGGCTACACATTACCTAATATGATTATAAATAAAATCGGTATTACAAAAGCCCGTGTTTATGCAGCAGTTCAGAACCTATTAACAATCTCTGGTTATAACAAGTATGGAGACCCTGAGTGTGGCCAGAACAGCGTGCTTTTCTCTGGTCTTGACTCAGGTCGTTATCCAATGCCACGTATATTTATGTTTGGCTTAAATGTTACATTCTAA
- the queG gene encoding tRNA epoxyqueuosine(34) reductase QueG, which yields MNSKLSNNTISERSELSQKIKAEALSLGFSACGIAKAEPVSADVADHLKKWLYNKYNADMDYMNNYTDKRLDPRLLMDRLKSIVCVALNYYPQKRIPDNELQFAAYAYGNDYHDIVKSKLKLLAKKLGVTNYRAFCDSAPVLERYWAVQSGIGWTGRNHQLIIPKAGSMFFLGELFLDIELDYDKPQINRCGKCKACIEVCPTHAITADKEIDANLCLSYQTIENRGPIPQNITTAMGDTIYGCDKCQKVCPWNRFAVPTKEPELQPKEELMAMTKDKWYSLSEDDYKRLFKGSAVKRVKYTGLMRNIQAVKDK from the coding sequence ATGAATTCAAAACTTTCGAATAATACAATTTCCGAACGTTCGGAACTATCGCAAAAAATAAAAGCCGAGGCGTTAAGTCTCGGCTTTTCTGCTTGTGGAATAGCAAAAGCAGAACCTGTATCAGCAGATGTTGCGGATCATCTAAAAAAATGGTTGTATAACAAGTACAACGCTGATATGGACTACATGAACAATTATACAGACAAACGTCTTGACCCACGCCTTCTGATGGACCGACTGAAAAGTATTGTATGTGTAGCATTGAATTATTATCCACAAAAACGTATACCAGACAATGAATTACAATTTGCAGCCTACGCTTATGGCAATGACTACCACGACATTGTAAAATCCAAACTGAAATTACTAGCTAAAAAATTAGGAGTCACTAACTATAGAGCTTTCTGTGATAGCGCACCTGTATTGGAAAGATACTGGGCTGTACAATCAGGGATAGGTTGGACAGGGCGTAATCACCAACTTATTATACCAAAAGCAGGGAGTATGTTCTTCCTTGGAGAATTGTTTCTTGATATAGAACTAGATTACGATAAGCCACAAATAAATAGATGTGGAAAATGCAAAGCTTGTATAGAAGTATGCCCTACTCATGCTATTACTGCGGATAAAGAAATTGATGCTAATCTATGTTTATCATATCAGACAATTGAGAATCGTGGACCAATACCACAGAATATTACCACAGCCATGGGAGATACAATATATGGATGCGACAAATGCCAAAAGGTTTGCCCATGGAACAGATTTGCGGTGCCTACAAAAGAACCGGAACTGCAACCCAAAGAAGAACTTATGGCAATGACCAAAGACAAATGGTATAGTTTATCAGAAGATGACTATAAACGCCTTTTCAAAGGAAGTGCCGTAAAGAGAGTAAAATATACGGGATTAATGCGGAATATACAAGCTGTAAAAGATAAATAA
- a CDS encoding DUF6057 family protein — protein sequence MKTLLLAKRYNRIITWSVVFMLLFVFLQIMAQYHFFYMEQWQTFFYESSFIKGVLLQPGGFAFLSADFLIQFFCIPYCGALLLALVLLIIAFFTGKIIDNIIPNLHISYLGIIPAISLLFIQITNVNYHMAGTIAFMFMILALYYYTRIKSLKAQIVYCIILSVALFILAGPIATLFSINVLLFGLFRTTRRSYYFILPILLVCMMAQISAHLGFSGDYINFILQDYYFNQSGNAPSFAYQSWIILIIIFTICLLFRNNKSLNSKTFKTIQILQIILIFVFGCSTYKLVYRPKDETFKQFTYYLRMHKWDNIIQLSNNVEMSNYIYQICLNIALAEKGELAEHLLDYHEEGLASIYLSDEITSPTVAMIVSDEYFSMGCIAMSQRWAFEANESMDNNSTYAFQRLAQTNILFGAYKVADKYLSILDNTLFYRNWAESQRQFLYNDKAVEKDAFMGLKRKCIFPENCFGGQYGIDNDLKHIIDHNPEHKTTIQYLGSMYILINDIDKFNSMIKRYYRTKALPSLPKSFKLIVDKYNINKKDCINN from the coding sequence ATGAAAACTTTATTATTAGCAAAACGATATAATCGCATAATCACATGGAGTGTTGTTTTCATGCTATTATTTGTTTTCTTACAGATAATGGCTCAATACCATTTTTTCTATATGGAACAATGGCAGACATTCTTTTATGAATCATCTTTTATAAAGGGCGTGTTACTGCAACCTGGCGGATTTGCTTTTTTATCTGCAGACTTCCTTATTCAATTTTTCTGCATCCCATATTGTGGCGCACTCTTATTAGCCTTGGTTCTTTTAATAATAGCTTTTTTCACAGGCAAGATTATAGATAACATTATTCCAAATCTACATATCTCTTATTTGGGTATAATTCCGGCAATATCATTATTATTCATACAAATAACTAATGTGAATTATCATATGGCTGGAACTATTGCATTTATGTTTATGATATTAGCTCTATACTATTATACGCGAATTAAGTCATTAAAAGCTCAGATTGTTTATTGCATAATACTCTCTGTTGCATTATTTATATTAGCAGGTCCCATCGCTACTCTTTTTTCGATTAATGTTCTTTTATTTGGTTTATTCCGGACTACACGTCGTTCTTATTATTTCATATTGCCAATATTACTTGTCTGTATGATGGCTCAGATAAGTGCTCATCTTGGTTTTTCAGGCGATTATATTAATTTTATTTTGCAAGACTATTATTTTAATCAGTCAGGAAATGCTCCATCTTTTGCTTATCAGTCTTGGATAATTCTAATAATAATATTTACTATATGTCTTTTGTTCAGAAATAATAAAAGCCTTAACTCAAAAACCTTTAAAACAATTCAAATATTGCAGATTATATTAATCTTCGTTTTTGGTTGTTCAACTTACAAGCTGGTATATAGGCCAAAAGATGAGACTTTTAAACAATTTACATATTACCTTAGAATGCACAAATGGGATAATATTATACAGTTAAGTAATAATGTTGAGATGTCAAACTATATTTATCAGATATGTCTGAATATAGCTTTAGCAGAGAAAGGTGAATTGGCAGAACATTTACTCGACTATCATGAAGAAGGATTGGCTAGCATATACCTCTCAGATGAAATCACTAGTCCGACCGTAGCAATGATTGTAAGCGACGAATACTTCTCTATGGGATGTATTGCTATGTCCCAACGTTGGGCTTTCGAAGCTAATGAAAGTATGGATAATAATAGTACATACGCATTTCAAAGACTTGCTCAGACAAATATACTTTTTGGAGCATACAAAGTAGCCGATAAGTATTTATCAATTCTTGATAACACTTTATTCTATAGAAATTGGGCTGAGTCGCAACGTCAGTTTTTATATAACGACAAGGCTGTAGAAAAAGATGCTTTTATGGGATTAAAAAGAAAATGTATTTTTCCGGAGAACTGTTTCGGTGGACAATATGGGATAGATAATGATCTTAAACATATAATAGATCACAATCCAGAGCATAAAACGACTATACAGTATCTTGGTTCTATGTACATACTAATCAATGATATTGATAAATTTAATTCAATGATAAAGCGATATTATAGAACAAAAGCCTTACCATCATTGCCTAAATCATTTAAGTTGATAGTCGATAAATATAATATTAATAAAAAGGATTGTATTAATAATTAA
- a CDS encoding MaoC family dehydratase: protein MEKLIINSYDDFASHLGQELGTSEWLQINQDRINMFADATLDHQWIHVDTAKAKKESPYKSTIAHGYLTLSLLPYMWDQIIEVRNLKMLVNYGMDKMRFEQPVITDSRIRLVTKLYAIANLRGICKSEIEFKIEIEGQRKPALQGIASFLYYFN from the coding sequence ATGGAAAAATTAATTATCAATTCTTACGATGATTTCGCATCACATCTAGGTCAGGAGCTCGGTACATCCGAATGGTTGCAGATTAACCAAGACCGCATCAATATGTTTGCAGACGCCACGCTTGATCACCAATGGATTCATGTAGATACTGCTAAAGCAAAAAAAGAAAGCCCTTACAAGAGTACAATTGCTCATGGTTACCTTACATTATCACTTTTGCCATATATGTGGGATCAGATAATCGAAGTAAGAAATTTAAAGATGCTTGTCAACTACGGTATGGACAAAATGCGTTTTGAGCAACCAGTAATTACGGACAGTCGTATTAGGTTAGTAACAAAACTTTATGCCATAGCTAATCTACGTGGCATATGTAAAAGCGAAATAGAATTTAAGATAGAGATAGAAGGTCAGCGTAAACCTGCTTTACAAGGCATAGCTTCTTTTCTATATTATTTTAACTAA
- the rsgA gene encoding ribosome small subunit-dependent GTPase A produces MKGLVIKNTGSWYTVKTDDDKTIESKIKGNFRLKGIRSTNPVAVGDRVDIIENQEGTAFITAIDDRRNYIIRKSQNLSKQSHIIAANVDQAFLIVTVNYPHTSTTFIDRFLASAEAYRVPVVLVFNKNDVYSDEELRYQEMMCTLYTQIGYKCVTVSAATGDGIEKLRPMLNGKITLLSGNSGVGKSTLINLIIPDANLRTSEISDAHNTGMHTTTFSEMLPLEGGGYVIDTPGIKGFGTFDIEPEEVCSYFKEIFEFSKGCKFSNCTHTHEPGCAVLKALEDHYISESRYQSYLSMLHDKDECKYREAY; encoded by the coding sequence GTGAAAGGACTTGTAATAAAAAATACAGGTAGTTGGTACACCGTCAAGACTGATGATGACAAAACTATTGAGAGTAAAATAAAAGGTAATTTCCGCCTTAAAGGTATCCGTAGCACAAATCCTGTAGCTGTGGGTGACCGTGTGGATATTATCGAGAATCAGGAAGGTACGGCGTTCATCACTGCAATTGATGATCGCCGTAACTATATTATACGTAAATCGCAGAATCTTTCTAAACAGAGTCATATCATCGCAGCTAACGTAGATCAGGCATTTCTGATAGTTACTGTGAACTATCCCCATACTTCTACTACGTTTATTGACCGTTTTCTGGCTTCGGCAGAGGCTTACAGAGTTCCTGTAGTTCTGGTGTTCAACAAGAATGATGTGTATTCTGACGAGGAACTTCGTTATCAGGAAATGATGTGTACTCTGTATACTCAGATAGGATACAAGTGTGTTACTGTTTCGGCTGCTACTGGCGATGGAATAGAAAAACTGCGTCCAATGCTGAATGGGAAAATAACTCTTCTGAGTGGCAACAGCGGAGTAGGGAAGAGTACGCTAATTAATCTTATTATACCTGATGCTAATTTGCGCACTTCAGAAATATCTGATGCTCACAACACAGGTATGCATACTACAACTTTTAGTGAAATGTTACCTTTAGAGGGTGGCGGCTATGTTATTGACACCCCCGGAATAAAGGGCTTTGGTACGTTCGATATAGAACCAGAGGAGGTCTGTAGCTATTTTAAAGAGATATTTGAATTTTCTAAAGGTTGTAAGTTTAGTAATTGTACACATACACATGAGCCGGGATGCGCAGTGTTGAAAGCTTTGGAAGATCATTATATTTCAGAGAGCAGGTATCAGTCATATCTTAGTATGTTGCATGATAAAGATGAATGTAAATACAGAGAAGCCTACTAG
- a CDS encoding RagB/SusD family nutrient uptake outer membrane protein translates to MKNLNKAYIVAGSFAIFAFTSCNNDNFLDVTQYDKDPSHILYETDANAISGMNGVYDLMQPDEDGNGDGDWGFKPNLFTGCHPTMDTQATAWDKNWNIQKWGPDSKELLDGWKQCYMGISRANDFLAGLETADKLTPSVKTTLEGEGRAARAFFYNWLATTFGRVPMLATGETYQNTPQKARAKTYQDMWDFIIADLEAAVPLLDWTPLNSQYGRCTKGMALTYLGDAYMWKAYRCPETQKESITKAAAAYKQVLDKGPYQLNRSFTTLWDVNGVWDKEAIWEEVLDAGSDWGTNDNSKRTSTMFTKYYSACPENGGWGSLFLSWEWYSSYEKGDKRRDGSCCTGKIHNAADYESYFPGITQSPTYGRNPYTQQNVGNGTADSKTLNFHFYNGEYAPSIWSIKFWRNARAGWDGDTWCPTQIYWKRLPNVMLDYAECLFILNGGDDATAWGLIDQLRNRAFGNLEVGHADELKAKYLPGIQSTIKFYADKGQADTKIPTAYPIPFDTTLVNVTPAKDYYTALKAKKGFASEVWKVAVNEERRKEFNCEWCLRPDMQRSGYMADHIEHNYPKRNESDLTNTPWSNRTFDYQDSKMDMPIPSEEIIKNKLCDQNPGY, encoded by the coding sequence ATGAAAAACTTAAATAAAGCATATATAGTTGCAGGTTCATTTGCTATTTTTGCATTTACCTCTTGTAACAATGACAATTTTTTGGATGTTACGCAGTACGATAAGGATCCAAGTCACATTCTGTACGAAACTGATGCCAATGCTATATCTGGTATGAATGGCGTGTATGATTTGATGCAACCTGATGAAGATGGTAACGGTGATGGAGACTGGGGCTTCAAACCAAACTTATTTACAGGTTGCCATCCAACAATGGATACACAAGCTACTGCTTGGGATAAAAACTGGAACATCCAGAAATGGGGTCCAGATAGCAAAGAGTTACTTGATGGTTGGAAGCAGTGTTATATGGGTATCTCACGTGCCAACGACTTCCTAGCCGGTTTGGAGACAGCTGATAAATTGACTCCTAGTGTTAAAACGACTCTTGAAGGCGAAGGTAGAGCAGCTCGTGCTTTTTTCTATAACTGGTTGGCTACAACGTTTGGGCGTGTTCCTATGTTAGCTACTGGTGAAACATATCAAAATACTCCACAGAAGGCACGTGCAAAGACATATCAGGATATGTGGGACTTTATCATTGCTGACCTTGAGGCTGCAGTTCCATTGCTAGATTGGACTCCTCTAAATAGTCAATACGGACGTTGCACTAAAGGCATGGCTCTGACATACTTAGGCGATGCATACATGTGGAAGGCATATCGTTGTCCTGAAACTCAGAAAGAATCAATCACAAAAGCTGCTGCCGCTTATAAGCAAGTTCTTGATAAAGGCCCATATCAGCTGAACCGTTCTTTTACAACTCTATGGGATGTAAATGGAGTTTGGGATAAGGAAGCTATTTGGGAAGAAGTTCTTGATGCAGGGTCTGATTGGGGTACAAATGATAACTCTAAACGCACATCAACCATGTTTACAAAATACTATTCTGCATGTCCTGAAAATGGTGGCTGGGGATCATTATTCCTCTCTTGGGAATGGTATTCAAGCTATGAAAAGGGTGATAAGCGCCGTGACGGTTCTTGCTGTACAGGTAAAATTCATAATGCAGCAGATTATGAGAGCTATTTCCCAGGTATCACCCAAAGCCCGACTTATGGTCGTAATCCTTATACTCAGCAGAATGTAGGTAATGGAACAGCTGATAGCAAGACATTAAACTTCCATTTCTATAATGGTGAGTATGCTCCTTCAATTTGGAGTATAAAGTTCTGGCGTAATGCACGTGCAGGATGGGATGGAGATACGTGGTGCCCAACTCAGATTTATTGGAAACGTCTTCCTAACGTAATGCTTGACTATGCTGAATGTCTGTTTATCCTCAACGGAGGTGATGATGCTACTGCATGGGGTTTGATTGATCAGTTACGTAACCGTGCATTCGGTAATCTTGAGGTTGGCCATGCAGATGAATTGAAAGCTAAGTACCTGCCGGGTATTCAATCTACTATAAAATTCTACGCTGATAAAGGCCAAGCTGATACAAAAATCCCGACTGCATACCCTATTCCTTTTGATACAACTTTAGTAAATGTAACTCCGGCTAAGGATTACTACACAGCGTTGAAGGCTAAAAAGGGATTTGCATCTGAAGTTTGGAAGGTAGCTGTAAATGAGGAACGTCGTAAAGAATTCAACTGCGAATGGTGTTTACGTCCTGATATGCAACGTTCAGGTTATATGGCTGATCATATTGAACATAACTATCCCAAACGCAACGAATCTGATTTGACAAATACACCTTGGTCAAACCGTACTTTCGATTATCAAGATAGTAAGATGGATATGCCTATACCTTCAGAAGAGATAATAAAGAATAAACTCTGTGACCAGAACCCTGGGTATTAA
- the mnmA gene encoding tRNA 2-thiouridine(34) synthase MnmA, whose protein sequence is MIENICDKRIAVLLSGGVDSSVVVYELASKGLHPDCFYIKIGPEEKEEWDCSSEEDLEMATTVAAKYGCKLQVIDCHHEYWNEVTKYTMDKVRAGFTPNPDVMCNRLIKFGAFDEKMGHEYDLIATGHYAQTEIIDGKKWLTTSPDPVKDQTDFLAQIYDWQLNKALFPIGHYVKDEVRQIAEREHLINAKRKDSQGICFLGKINYNDYIRRYLGENPGDVLELETGKKIGTHKGLWFHTIGQRHGLGFGGGPWYAVKKDVSSNILYVSKGYEPLTAYKKDFPIHDFHFLTEKQWGENPVNVTFKIRHTPEYHKAVIEPTGEGSYMVHAEDLIQGVAPGQFCVVYDDNHHRCFGSGEITL, encoded by the coding sequence ATGATTGAAAATATTTGTGATAAGAGAATAGCTGTTTTACTCTCAGGAGGAGTAGACAGTTCGGTAGTCGTTTATGAACTGGCCAGTAAAGGTTTGCATCCGGATTGTTTTTATATTAAAATAGGTCCGGAAGAAAAAGAAGAATGGGACTGTTCTTCTGAGGAGGATCTGGAGATGGCTACAACTGTTGCTGCAAAGTACGGTTGCAAATTACAGGTCATAGATTGTCATCACGAATATTGGAACGAGGTAACTAAGTATACAATGGATAAAGTGCGTGCAGGATTTACGCCAAATCCAGATGTTATGTGCAACCGCTTAATCAAGTTTGGCGCTTTTGATGAAAAAATGGGGCATGAATATGATTTGATTGCTACAGGTCATTATGCTCAAACTGAAATTATAGATGGTAAAAAATGGCTCACAACAAGTCCTGACCCTGTAAAGGACCAAACTGATTTTCTTGCTCAGATATACGATTGGCAGTTGAATAAGGCTCTGTTCCCAATAGGTCATTATGTTAAGGATGAGGTTCGGCAAATAGCAGAGCGCGAACATCTTATTAATGCTAAGCGGAAAGATAGTCAGGGTATTTGTTTTTTGGGCAAGATAAATTATAACGACTATATACGCAGGTATCTTGGTGAAAATCCAGGTGATGTATTGGAGCTTGAAACCGGTAAAAAGATAGGGACGCATAAAGGTCTGTGGTTTCATACCATTGGGCAACGTCATGGTCTTGGTTTCGGAGGTGGACCATGGTATGCTGTAAAGAAGGATGTAAGTAGTAATATATTATATGTGAGTAAAGGTTATGAACCACTTACTGCATATAAGAAAGATTTTCCAATACATGATTTCCATTTTCTAACAGAAAAACAATGGGGCGAAAATCCGGTGAATGTTACATTTAAGATACGTCATACACCTGAGTATCATAAGGCTGTAATAGAACCAACAGGTGAGGGATCATATATGGTGCATGCAGAAGATTTGATACAAGGTGTTGCTCCTGGGCAGTTTTGTGTAGTATATGATGATAATCATCATCGTTGCTTTGGCAGTGGCGAGATAACGTTGTAA
- the frr gene encoding ribosome recycling factor has translation MIDVKATLNASEEKMEMAAMYFEDQLSHIRAGRANVAILDGVKVESYGSRVPLNQVANISTPDARTIAIRPWDKKQIKDIEKAIMDSDVGITPENNGEIIRLGIPQPTEERRKELVKQCNKIAEKAKVEIRNVRADYKEKLKKAIKDGLSEDNEKDAEDELQNLHDKFMKKLDATLADKNKEIMTV, from the coding sequence ATGATAGACGTAAAAGCAACATTAAATGCAAGTGAGGAGAAGATGGAGATGGCAGCTATGTATTTTGAAGACCAGCTGTCTCATATCCGTGCCGGGCGTGCTAACGTGGCTATCCTCGATGGAGTGAAAGTGGAATCTTACGGATCAAGAGTTCCGCTAAACCAAGTAGCAAATATTTCCACCCCTGATGCGCGTACTATTGCCATCCGTCCGTGGGATAAAAAGCAGATAAAAGATATAGAAAAAGCAATTATGGATTCTGATGTAGGTATTACACCAGAAAATAATGGAGAGATAATACGTCTTGGTATACCGCAACCTACAGAGGAAAGACGTAAGGAACTGGTAAAGCAGTGTAATAAAATAGCAGAAAAAGCTAAAGTCGAAATACGCAATGTGCGTGCTGACTATAAGGAAAAACTGAAAAAGGCAATTAAGGACGGTCTGTCTGAGGATAACGAAAAGGATGCCGAGGATGAACTGCAGAATTTGCACGACAAGTTTATGAAAAAGCTTGACGCCACGCTGGCTGATAAGAATAAGGAAATCATGACCGTATAA